In Dunckerocampus dactyliophorus isolate RoL2022-P2 chromosome 21, RoL_Ddac_1.1, whole genome shotgun sequence, the sequence TGATGCTGGACCACCGTGTGTTAAAGGATGCTGACAGAACGCACCAGCCAGACTACTCTCTTATGCAGCATTTCTGTCCTAATGCCACTTTGACCATAAGTCACATTTAGAGCCCCTCTTGGCGTGATTTTATTGGCACCACACAGTGGGTAGAGGAGGCAGGTCGCACTAGTCGGATGGGCGATGGACAGGAGCTCCAGAGGCGAGTCTGAGTGGGGATGCTGTCAGACACTGCTGTGGTAAAATAAGTGACTTTCTTAAGGGCATCCGTTCAGAAGAACTAGCTTTGCTATGCACATGTGCTTGCGagtacattttttgtttctaCAATTTTGCTGACGTTAAATGTTGTCATGTGTCCGACCAAGAAGTGACAACGAGGTGTGTTAGCATGCAAAATGCACAATTAAAGTGAGCCCAAGCATGTTGTGCAAAACTCCCATCCAAGGAGGAGAGACTACAATCTGGGTAGTATCGTGTGTCCAAAAACAGTGAGTATTTACACGGTTGCATTGCACGCAGACGGCAGCAGATCGAGAGGGGGCCACTAAATTAGGAACCGATAAGAAAATATCTGCACGATGAGCCTCAAAAAGCTCCCTTTGTGTCATTTTGGTGGCGAGCGCGACAGGAGATCTTTGAGCAGCACTTTGATGAATGTTCACACTGTGAGCAGCACCCTTTGTCAAGTGGTTTAAATGCATGAGAACATCGTCATCATCAGGAGCACAGCGCTCAAAATAATATTCAAAATCATTAGCTACAAGGTAGTCGCCTCTGCTGCACACTGGTTGACTATCTTAAGCATTTGCACGACAAATTGTGAAGATCTGTTTGCAACAAGCAAGCCAACCAACCGATGGCGACCGTTGTGGCTTGGTTCACTGAGAACAAAACAGCTACTCTGCCTTAGCTTGAAGGAAAAAGAGAGAATATCACTTTCCAGTGGACTGACGAAGAAACGGCACACAAAAGGAAATTTACAGGAAGTGAGGGAGCAAAGAAATCATCAAGTTATTTATGGATGTTGACTCGTGGCTCCCTCATGACTACTCATCACTGCCAAAACTGACCAGAAACTCCCTAAAAAGCATTGCTATCATCTTTGTTGAGAAGTTGTTTTCCCTCTTTTTCCTTCACAATATATCAAAAGAATAAGTTATTTACTCATTGGCTATTATTACACAAACACccctattttgaaaaacaacaagtgACACGTCCATTTGGGATTTTGTTTCTGACGTGTCCTTAGTAGCCGGTGCAAAAAAAGATGTCGCTGGATTGGAGCAGTtccagaaagtaaaaaaaaaaaaaaaaaaaaaaaagaatttatgTGCTACAACTTGTCCGCAGTTCCCCGGTCGGCCACAAGGGGAAGTCAAAGGCTACTCGGCGTCATGTCATCCAAGTCCGAAGCGATGCCAGCCTCGAGTGGGAGCAAAGGCGTCACGGAGGTCCAGGGCGACACTGCCTGAAGACTCTGTTACTAACACCGGACATCCCTCGTCTCTGGTGGCGGCGGCCATGTTGGGAGTGATGAGAGGGTTACCAGTTCATCATGGAGCTTCTGTTGAGGGTCATGAAGAAGACTTGGCTGCTGCCTCCGGAGCGCACGGATGCAAAGAAAACCTGGAAAAGATGAAGACACACAAAGCCAGTGGATGAGCTTGTATCATCACTTCTTGTTGACCTTTAATGCTCAGAGGCATCTGCAATTTGTAAAACGCAGCTAACATTCAACATACAAGTGTGGCGCTCTCACCTTGTCATTCCTCTCAGACAAGAACTTCAATCGCTGAGCTCGCTTGTGCATGAAAACACCGTCCAGGTGTCCCGTCTCCACCGAGCGGATCTCAATGGCCTTCTCTCCCCAGCCCATGATCTGGTTGGAATGGATGTAtgctacacacacatgcacattttaAGGTCACATTAGTTCCTAGAGTCTGTTCCATCTGTTTAGACACAACGTGGAAAAAATCGATCATCTCCCTCATTTGTTTGTTCCACTTTTGAGAGCTTCGTGGAGGAtaactttgtaaaaaaagaaaaagaaaaaggcttcgctacacatcttaaaataaagtttgCGTCCTTCTGTCCCACTTCTTAATGtcacgttgttgtatgtgatatacggCATCTATTACAATGGACAAGTGCAGTTACAATgattatgcatttaaaattggtCAAGAGATATGCAGCGGGGAAAATGATCAGGCTAAAGGACGTACCAACAGAGGTGGGCATTTCGCCCCACTGCAGCACCACATCTTTGGTGATGCGGCCGTAGGTGTTGACGTACACACCCTCGTCCTCGTAACACAGCAGCATCTCCATGCCGTCCGTCTTGGGCAAAACTACAATGGCGTGCGGGGTCACCTGCCCCTGAATCTGTCAAGGTACGACACACAAAAGCTCAAAGGAAGCTGGTGGTGGTTGTTCCCCTCTCCATCGCCACGGAAACAAGATGATGCTGAGACAGGTCCTTCTTCCTTATACTTACATGTGAGGGGATGTAGATGTCGTAGGGGTTGCCAGAGTCCACATCAATGACGTGGAAGCCTGCGCTGGAGCCATAGATGACTTTTAACCTCTGCCCTTCCTCCACTGTTAGGTCCACCAGCAGGGGGCGGTGCTGCAGCTCCGTGAAGGACTGACACAACACAAGAGTGATGATTTATgggccttgctttgtgcacaggGGACATAAAGGTCTAccccaaagtgttcccacaaagttggaagcatacaattgtTCTAAATGTCTTGCAAAGATGTATAACCAAGGTTCAGGGACAACTCTAGTCTAACCTCTGATTTATTCATCAAGATGCCTCACCTTGAAGGCCATGAACTTGTGGTAAGGTTTAGGAGCCCAGGCGTAAATCTCCACAGCGTTCTTCAAGGCAATCACCAAGAACTTGATCCTCTCGTACTTCACTGCAGCACAGAACACAGTTGAGTTCAATGTTCTGCCATATTTTGAAGAATGTGTCCTTCTTGAAGCTGTCTGTGATGCGAACAAGACCTCCATACCAACTTTGTAGTGCACGCATCCCTCCAGCTCGCCTACAGTGATCCAGCCCTGCTTCTTCTCCACCTCAGGGTCATTGTGTAGAATCCTGTTCCTCAGCCAGGATAGGTAGTAAACACGCAGCTTGTTCTTCTTGCCTGCTCCAAAGGAAACATGTTGAACTTGAACCTCGACGAGCGTGTCCCGCGTGTTCCAAAGAGCCCACCTGAAATGGTGACCAGGACATTGAGACCCTCAAGGACGTCCATCTGCTGGAAGCGGCGGCGATTGATGAGGTTGTAGACTTTGCCCTGCCCGCTGCGGTCCAGCAGCATCAGGCCGTTCTCGGTTCCCACGAGCAGGTTCACTCCTGCACAAGCACACATACAAGAGCGTCTAAGCAGATGTGAGAGTCCAAAGCGTCACAGATCACACAAATGACGACCGGCTCACCCCACAGAGCGGCACACAGGATCTCGGAGTTGAAGCGCTTTTTGTACTTGCGGATCTCGGGCGTGTCACTGTGCGGTCGGATGTTGGTGGGATTGACGTTGACCACAGAGATCTTGCGGGCTTCATTGAGGCGCGCCTGCTCCTGCTTAAGCAGCTCGTCAGCAAACATAGCTGGGACAACACGATTACAAACGAGCAGCGGCGAGTCAGACGGTTTGCACGTGCAtcattaaaacacaacatgtcaAGTGTTTGAAGGCCACCTGAAGCAGAGATGTTGTCCTCGTCGTCCGTCGGGGAAGTTCCGTAAACCCTGGGATCCACAAATGGCGTGAAGGAGGCCTTGGAGCTGCCACCGCCGctgccgcctcctcctcctcccatccCGTACTACCAAACACAAGAGAAAACACAGCTTAGCCACAAGCCGAAGAGTCTTCACTGAAAGTCTTCAATTAAAAGTTGCTATGGTAACATGGGAGGAACTTTGTGGGTCGAAGGCTAGAAGCCTGAAGGAGCGACGGAGGAATCATAGGAGCAGAGACAGTTTTTTCTGCATATCCAAATGACACCATCACTAAACAAACAGCAGGAACAGTGGGAGTGGGATCACGGTGTGGGGATGACAAGGTGACGGTTTCAGGGCCAAACGTTGGATTCATTCGACCTACTTGGGCCCCGGGGCCGTCACCGCCAAGGGGAACCAGGGGGGAAGTGCTTTGCTGCACCAAATCGGGGAGATCTGAGGTGTCGGTAAAGAGATTAGCAATGCCGAGGACGCCGTTGCTGGCGGTCGAGCTCCGCCTCCGCTCGCCAAGTCTCTGGAAGAAGAGAGAAAGGGGCGGGCGGCTGTGAACGTGCAGGGCGGTTGTGATTGACAGAGGCTGGCAGGAACCACGCTGTGCTTTTTAGATAGGCGGGGGGTGGCAAAACCCCCAAGGAGCACAGTCCTAACTTAAAAGTTAGGCTACACAAGAAGCAGTGATGACAGCGGCTGGCTGGGAAGGCTGTAAATGTCCGAAGGTGCTCACCTCACGCATCATCAGGGTGCTGTCTTGGGAGTTGTTTCCATACGAGTCACCATGCGAGTCGTTGTGGCCTCCCATCATACCGAGGGCCTCGTTGGCTCCTTGGCTGGCTGCAGGCCTGAAAGAGGTTTTGTTTCACCACTCGGTTCCACTTTGTTTCACACTAGCGCCACCTGCTGGTACTCACATGATGCGAGGAATATCGCTGACAGCCACCGTTCCGTCGTTAGCCCCGCCCTCTCCCTCCTCATCCTCACTGCTGTGAGACTCCTCGCTGGAGGAGGAATAGTCTGTCACCTTGACGGGCGGCCGGCTGGTTTCTTCCCCCTGTCGCAGCTCTCGCAGCTCCTTGGCCAACGCCGTCAGGTCCTGGAAGTGGAGGCGGACGGGAGGGGTTACAAACGAGCTGGTTAATGGATGAAGCTTAGAATGTCATCTAGTCATCCTTCATCCCAATGAGACATAGAAGGTAGAAATCGGAACTGCACTTAGGTGGATGCTAATTGCTAATCGAGACACGCTGCAAACTAGAAGTGGGGAACGTGGGTGGGGcatgctggggggggggggttaaaggTCAAAAGTCAGGGAACTTGTGCATCCCCCAAACCTCAACTTGATATTTGACTTCCACCAGCAAAGAAGGAGGAGCGGTAACAGGAAGGAAGTGCGGGTTTTGATTTGGGACAAGATCGGGTAAAAATGCAGCACATTCACTCCCCCGCCCTTTTCCCTATGCTGGTAGAGGGGAGTTGAATCTTGTGCCCTTTGGCAACAGGTCACATTCTCAACCACTTATCCACAGCTGCCAACCCTGCGGTGCATCTGATGTGCTGCAGAGAGTAGTTAGCATGCTGAACGTGCTAATGGGAGGCTGCATGTGAGGGCGAAGGCAAGGAGTCTCACTCGGGTGGAGGGGGTGTTCAAGAGGAAGGGGGCCGGGTGGGGTTGGGGGCGGGGGTCGTACCACTGACCTCGTCTACAGCTTTCTTATAGCTCTGATGGAAGGAAGGATGGAGGGTGAGAAGAGAGAAGAAATGATCACGAATAAAGTAAgagcacagtgtgtgtgtctggatgaggtgtgttcatgtgctcacTGCAGGTCGACTGGGTCGCGACACGTCTCTGCTGTCCTCCTTGGCCTCGTCTGATGGAACTATGCCTTCTGTCTTCATGGCTGCATTTGctgaacaaacacacacattaatcATTACgacctaacacacacacaccacgttCTATTATGTAGGTATGCTGTACGCAGTGTGTCAGCACCTCGCTCATTAGAGCCTCCCTGCGAGCTGGGGGTGCTAGAGCTGGAGGAGCTGCCACTGCTCGTTCTCTTCAGGGGTGTATCCATGGAAACATCAGTCCTCCGAAGATCAGGGTTGCTATGACGACACAAACATTAATTAATGTGGCAAACATTGCATATTCAGACATGTGAATTAGTAGCGCCCCCTtagggttgtggtcaaaatgctctGGAAGACATGGTAACAAATGCAGTGCAGATATCACCATAGTTGAATAATAATTACACAAATAGTCAATTATTTATGGGCAAATAATTGCTAAGTCCCACCCTTGCCTCTGCAaagatggcagccatgtttttcaacaaatcttgctcaaatttgacatatgTGCTAGCCAGTCACGTCAAGGTGTGTCCCAAATCTTGCTGTGATTGGCTAAACACTCTAAAGTTGCTGTGGGTGGTTTATAGAGCTGTGTGAGAAGGTTCAAGTCAATTTGACCTACGATGTTTAGTAACAGCGCCACcacgtggtgtatttgtcagataaATAACATCACTGGCAATACAGTAGGGCTGCATGTTGTCAggtattttcacccttttgtgtgcagtaaCTCAGTAGGAGAAGAGTTAGAGCACTCAAACACATACAGTCATCACAGacacgccattttgtgttagtgtgtgtgtgtgtgtgtacctggcCCGTATGAGGTGAGCTCCAGCCCGTGGTCCGAGTCCAGGACCGTTTCCAGGTGAGTTCTTCCTGACCAAAGCCGGGGAGATGGACGTGGTCCTCTGAGGAACCTGAGGGACACATGTAGGTGAATATCGCTGAAGGTCACATgtgcaaacaaaacacacacaacccaAAAAGGAAGGAGATCAAATGAGGCcagacacataaacacacactacacaacatgcacacaagtgCACACACGCGCATACAGGAGGGAGCATGCAGAGACCTTGGGGGGCATGTCGTCGTCTTGCCGCAGCCAGGAGCTGCGGTCCAGCTTGTCAAGAGGGGGCGCCAGGCGTGAGAGAGGCATGGGAGGAGGGGTGTCTGAGGTGGGGTCGGAGTTCTGCCGGGGCATGGGAGGTCGGGAGGGGGAGGGCGACACCGTGGAAGAGGACACGCCGTGGGGGTCGTACAGAGACTGTGAGCCTGACAGCCCGTGACTCTTCACCTGCACCAGGTGGGCCAtctgcgcgcacacacgcacgcaagcAGGAAGCAGgcaagaagaaggaggaggacgaggaggaggagcacaTCGGTGGTCAGGAAGAGAAAGAACATCATGCATGGCAACATCCATGTTCATTCACACCAGAGTGTTTAGATCCACGTGTGGAGGCGTGGCTAAGTGTGACTGACAGCAGCTGCACGCACCTGCGGCTCTACGGAGCGGTGCATGGGCGGAGTCCGGGCCTGCTGGATGCCGCTGCTGCTGAAGGACTCGGAGCGGGGCGGCAGCGAGGGGTCCGAGATCCGGTTGGAGACTTTATGCTGCAATGCAGGAGAAGTCTGTCTGTTGATCACATAACGCTCGTCCACCTGACACACACATCAGACCACAGTCACTCCCAGCATGCAGTGGGGCACGTGGCAGCTTCATGCACTTGGAATATCTACCCAAACATGATTTTTGGTTGCGTGCAGTAACACCGTGGAGGTAATGTTAACGTATGCGTGAAGTGTGCCTCTGAGGCTCGGAGggacatgagtgtgtgtgtctatgttggCGTCCACAGGGAGACAGGCTGATTATAGCTCTAGCTGTCCTACATCTGTCCACCAGCCGCCACTAGGGGGCAAGCCTGGGCATATGCCCTAAAAGTGTGCAGAAAGAAGCAGAGATTAATGAAGCTTGTGTTGCTGTGGCGCATCCAGAGCTGTGCTACGTGATGAAAATGattcacaaaacaatgaatatgtTCTATCAAAGTCGCATGTGTCAAAAGACAAAGAGTCCAAAGTGTCCAAAAGAAGAAGCCTGCAGGAGAAGGGTTAGCTCAAAATAAAAGATGAAGCGTAAAAGTAACGTGACACACCAATGGTAGCTATGGATGTTTTGGCTCCGCCCCCTGTTAGAGGAAGTGAAGTTGCCTGGTTAGACAAAGAAGCAGTTAGCAGGGGTTAAAGGTTAAGAGTGTTAGTTGGATTCCGAAGAGAGCAAGAGCAGCTTCTGTCTGCCCTCCTGACTGACCCGGCGGCTGGGGCTCCGCCCTCGGGTATCCGGGCTCCTCCTTCGGAGCGCCACCGGGGCTTGCTCTGGGGCACAGGTGATGCGGATTCGCGGCATGTGGCCGTGGTGGTAGTTGTGGTCGTAACTCTTGGAGGGGCTGACGTGGGCAGGGTAGGAAGGGGGGCGGGGCCTGCGAGGTTTGTAACCGGGAAGCAAGAGGAGGTTGTCCAGGTTGGTGTCTCGAGGCTGCCTAAAGGAGTGGTACTTCTTGGGGGGAATGCGAGGCGAGTTGCTCTGAGCTCGACGCATCACCTGTGCAGCGAGgtgatgaaaacatgaaaacaaaccaTCTGTTCATCCTCACAAAAAAAACGCAGTGGTTGCTAACAGTGAATTTCACCCCATTGTCTCATGAATGCCACCTTGTCAGAGTAGCACTTTAGAACATGTAAACACCAAACTCATGTGCACCTAAAAAGAATCAGGGATGTGAACAGAACATGTGAACAAGTCTCCCCGTGTCATCCGATCATCTTTCTTTCCAACTGCGaagtaaatgctccaattaacgtcTGTGTTCACTTAACCACCCAAAAGGTCCCCAATAGTCGCCGGGTGCtttggtctacaaaagcaaataagcgACGGCCTCAGCTGTcactgtaggcaacctcctttGTCGCAGGGTCCAAGAGGTTAACAAGATGAGAATAGCTGCCGCTCTACAATTATCACCGACTTCCAGTAAATGCACATCCTCTTTATGGTTAGGGTGAATCGCACATTGGatataattcaagattcaattagataattagagcatttacggtTATAACTGACTTGAACAAGGAAAGTGGCATCAAAGTGTCAGATGTAACTCAGTGCAGTGAATCAATCGCAAATGGAGCACCTCTTAttcaagcaggcttcatcagttcatgctcaaagactagataggacagctctagtctgaagggatggtgcaagatccaaacATTTATACTCTAAAAGGTAGAGGCACGCCCCATACAAGACTGGTCGTTAAGCTACAGTGGAATGAGGCCTCTGCCTGGAAGTACCCTCGTATGTATTCCATTCAGTTGTAAAAAGCAAAAGTGGTTGCGTCGTGTTATTTGTAAAGGGGTATCCGGTCTTTGGGGTGTACCAGCCTTTGTCTTGGAGGTTACCAGTGTTACATTCTGACCTGCTAACACCCTGAACactttgcaccacaaaagagtgaaaccagTTTTGCCCTGTGCCTCCACCTCATAGAAGAAATGCTTGGATTTTGCACCATCCccttggatgagaggcaaaatgaaCAGTCCatttgcgatcgattcaatgccctgagaatacaacaacttggatgaatgacaatattcacagacatgtcaggtgtaacatttcaaaataaagaagGAAAAGCAGGTTGGCCAAGGCGAGTGGAATCCAGTTTAAACAAGCTgcgtataaaaaaacaaaaacaacattgattGACAGTCATGGTCGGGTGTCAAACAACTTGGCAAGATGTCGCCGGCCGTGACGCCTACCTCTTTGGCCCAGGCGGGCTTGTCGTTGGCGGCACCTGGAGCCTGGTCCTTGTAGTGGTAGAGCTGCTTCTTGTCCTGCGGGGGGCGCTGTGgatcctgctgctgctgttgctgcagaGACACCAGGTAGGCTCGCTCCTGCTGCAGCTGCCTCTGCAAACGCTCGGCCTGGCGCTGCTCCTCGATCTGCTTCCTCTTGTACTcctgcagggggtaaaaggAAGGTTCAATTCAGGACATCGGACTACATTCTAGTCAGTATGACGTCACTTACACTTCCCTCTGATTATTGCATTCAAAACCAGTTTACAACAGTAACTTCACAGCTATAGCACTGTAGTTGCATTCCAGCTGTGCCTCACTGTCACAGGCGCTAtgtggttgccatggagacgtTTGACATTACCAGCAGTAAGGCCTGCTCCTGCAAGAGCTGCTGCTGCAGGATCTCCAGCTGCCTCTGTTCCTCTTCCAGCTGTCTACGGATATACTCCTAAGCGCCATGGGCGGCGGCGCAGAAGCATCAAAGAGCCAAACGAAAGAGGCgggacaggagccaatcacagacAGCCGCATCACCACAGCAGGAAGAGAACACACAGGAGGACGAGGATAGAGGAATTAGAAATATCAGGAGGGAAACTTAAAAGGTACAgctatgtgtgtgttagtgtttgCAAGTGGAGCCATCAAGCAACCAACAGCAAGGCAGTCTCCAGTCATGTGATCCCCAGCATCGAGCAGCTTGTACACCCATTGCCGCCTCACCTGTTCTCTCTCAGCGTGTCTCCTCTCCTCCTCGCGGCGGATCTGCTCCATCTCCTCGTAGCGCCTCCTCTGCTCCCGCTCCTGCtgtttcctcatctctcgctcGCGGCGCTGTTGCTGCGGTTCGAATACGGAATGTCACTCATTAGAGcacacaacaaaatatcatTGATGGCTCGACATGCCAGATGGCGCAGCTCCGCTCCAGTCCTGTGGGTGGCAGTGACGCACAAGGAAGTGGGTTAAAACCGTCTTTTTTCATGACGGCTCCATCCGCTGGATGTGGTGGCTCACTGATCTACTTGGCTGCAGTGCAAGtaatgaataaagttggaaataaaTGACTTGAGCCGTACCTTTATCTGGATCTGCACCAAACTACAATTTGCCCAACAAAGCCAGCAGTGATAAAACATCTTGCCTCATTAGTTTGATGGATATAAGATACAGGATGGTGCGAAAGTCTGGATACATAGGTAAAAATGCATATCTTATAAAATTATCTTCTTTctcatttcatttattcattaaataaattatatatatatttgatattattatacaaaatatattttgcaTGTATTCAATGTTTTAACACAATTATTCACACAGTTATTTAATTGTAATCAATTTtaattatttctttcttttataatgtatgtatattatatgcCAAGAGtttagggacaccctgtagcgcagaagaaaaaaaatcatgttaataaaaaaaaaatgtaatgacctCCTCCAGCCGCCGCCTCTGCTCCTTCTGCTCCTCGATACGTTTCTGCCTCTCGGCCAGCAGCTGGCGCTTGTGCTCCTCGTTCTGCTGCTGCTCAAGTTGCTGGCGGCGGATCAGCTCCGACCGCTCCTTATTGGCCAGCTGAAGACGCAGGAAGTCCCGCCTCAGAGTGGACTCCCCGGGAATATTGATGATTGAGCTGCAGGAAGAGAGACGATAGGGAGGTGCTCCTGCTAGCAGAAGCGAGGGCATTATCGTTGTACCTGGGCTCGCCGATGTCCcgctcttcatcctcctcctcgctGCCGCTGTACTCATACTCGGTCTCATCTGGAGACAGACACAGGTTAGGACACGCCCTCGTGTTGATGATGCTGCTGGTGCGCATCATCTCCTCACC encodes:
- the tnikb gene encoding TRAF2 and NCK interacting kinase b isoform X13 → MASDSPARSLDEIDLSALRDPAGIFELVELVGNGTYGQVYKGRHVKTGQLAAIKVMDVTGDEEEEIKAEINMLKKYSHHRNIATYYGAFIKKNPPGMDDQLWLVMEFCGAGSVTDLIKNTKGNSLKEEWIAYVCREILRGLTHLHQHKVIHRDIKGQNVLLTENAEVKLVDFGVSAQLDRTVGRRNTFIGTPYWMAPEVIACDENPDATYDFKSDLWSLGITAIEMAEGAPPLCDMHPMRALFLIPRNPAPRLKSKKWSKKFQSFIESCLVKSHSQRPSTEQLLKHPFIRDLPNERQVRIQLKDHIDRTKKRRGERDETEYEYSGSEEEDEERDIGEPSSIINIPGESTLRRDFLRLQLANKERSELIRRQQLEQQQNEEHKRQLLAERQKRIEEQKEQRRRLEEQQRREREMRKQQEREQRRRYEEMEQIRREEERRHAEREQEYIRRQLEEEQRQLEILQQQLLQEQALLLEYKRKQIEEQRQAERLQRQLQQERAYLVSLQQQQQQDPQRPPQDKKQLYHYKDQAPGAANDKPAWAKEVDERYVINRQTSPALQHKVSNRISDPSLPPRSESFSSSGIQQARTPPMHRSVEPQMAHLVQVKSHGLSGSQSLYDPHGVSSSTVSPSPSRPPMPRQNSDPTSDTPPPMPLSRLAPPLDKLDRSSWLRQDDDMPPKVPQRTTSISPALVRKNSPGNGPGLGPRAGAHLIRASNPDLRRTDVSMDTPLKRTSSGSSSSSSTPSSQGGSNERANAAMKTEGIVPSDEAKEDSRDVSRPSRPADLTALAKELRELRQGEETSRPPVKVTDYSSSSEESHSSEDEEGEGGANDGTVAVSDIPRIMPAASQGANEALGMMGGHNDSHGDSYGNNSQDSTLMMRERLGERRRSSTASNGVLGIANLFTDTSDLPDLVQQSTSPLVPLGGDGPGAQYGMGGGGGGSGGGSSKASFTPFVDPRVYGTSPTDDEDNISASAMFADELLKQEQARLNEARKISVVNVNPTNIRPHSDTPEIRKYKKRFNSEILCAALWGVNLLVGTENGLMLLDRSGQGKVYNLINRRRFQQMDVLEGLNVLVTISGKKNKLRVYYLSWLRNRILHNDPEVEKKQGWITVGELEGCVHYKVVKYERIKFLVIALKNAVEIYAWAPKPYHKFMAFKSFTELQHRPLLVDLTVEEGQRLKVIYGSSAGFHVIDVDSGNPYDIYIPSHIQGQVTPHAIVVLPKTDGMEMLLCYEDEGVYVNTYGRITKDVVLQWGEMPTSVAYIHSNQIMGWGEKAIEIRSVETGHLDGVFMHKRAQRLKFLSERNDKVFFASVRSGGSSQVFFMTLNRSSMMNW
- the tnikb gene encoding TRAF2 and NCK interacting kinase b isoform X9, translating into MASDSPARSLDEIDLSALRDPAGIFELVELVGNGTYGQVYKGRHVKTGQLAAIKVMDVTGDEEEEIKAEINMLKKYSHHRNIATYYGAFIKKNPPGMDDQLWLVMEFCGAGSVTDLIKNTKGNSLKEEWIAYVCREILRGLTHLHQHKVIHRDIKGQNVLLTENAEVKLVDFGVSAQLDRTVGRRNTFIGTPYWMAPEVIACDENPDATYDFKSDLWSLGITAIEMAEGAPPLCDMHPMRALFLIPRNPAPRLKSKKWSKKFQSFIESCLVKSHSQRPSTEQLLKHPFIRDLPNERQVRIQLKDHIDRTKKRRGERDETEYEYSGSEEEDEERDIGEPSSIINIPGESTLRRDFLRLQLANKERSELIRRQQLEQQQNEEHKRQLLAERQKRIEEQKEQRRRLEEQQRREREMRKQQEREQRRRYEEMEQIRREEERRHAEREQEYIRRQLEEEQRQLEILQQQLLQEQALLLEYKRKQIEEQRQAERLQRQLQQERAYLVSLQQQQQQDPQRPPQDKKQLYHYKDQAPGAANDKPAWAKEHKVSNRISDPSLPPRSESFSSSGIQQARTPPMHRSVEPQMAHLVQVKSHGLSGSQSLYDPHGVSSSTVSPSPSRPPMPRQNSDPTSDTPPPMPLSRLAPPLDKLDRSSWLRQDDDMPPKVPQRTTSISPALVRKNSPGNGPGLGPRAGAHLIRASNPDLRRTDVSMDTPLKRTSSGSSSSSSTPSSQGGSNERANAAMKTEGIVPSDEAKEDSRDVSRPSRPASYKKAVDEDLTALAKELRELRQGEETSRPPVKVTDYSSSSEESHSSEDEEGEGGANDGTVAVSDIPRIMPAASQGANEALGMMGGHNDSHGDSYGNNSQDSTLMMRERLGERRRSSTASNGVLGIANLFTDTSDLPDLVQQSTSPLVPLGGDGPGAQYGMGGGGGGSGGGSSKASFTPFVDPRVYGTSPTDDEDNISASAMFADELLKQEQARLNEARKISVVNVNPTNIRPHSDTPEIRKYKKRFNSEILCAALWGVNLLVGTENGLMLLDRSGQGKVYNLINRRRFQQMDVLEGLNVLVTISGKKNKLRVYYLSWLRNRILHNDPEVEKKQGWITVGELEGCVHYKVVKYERIKFLVIALKNAVEIYAWAPKPYHKFMAFKSFTELQHRPLLVDLTVEEGQRLKVIYGSSAGFHVIDVDSGNPYDIYIPSHIQGQVTPHAIVVLPKTDGMEMLLCYEDEGVYVNTYGRITKDVVLQWGEMPTSVAYIHSNQIMGWGEKAIEIRSVETGHLDGVFMHKRAQRLKFLSERNDKVFFASVRSGGSSQVFFMTLNRSSMMNW
- the tnikb gene encoding TRAF2 and NCK interacting kinase b isoform X4, producing the protein MASDSPARSLDEIDLSALRDPAGIFELVELVGNGTYGQVYKGRHVKTGQLAAIKVMDVTGDEEEEIKAEINMLKKYSHHRNIATYYGAFIKKNPPGMDDQLWLVMEFCGAGSVTDLIKNTKGNSLKEEWIAYVCREILRGLTHLHQHKVIHRDIKGQNVLLTENAEVKLVDFGVSAQLDRTVGRRNTFIGTPYWMAPEVIACDENPDATYDFKSDLWSLGITAIEMAEGAPPLCDMHPMRALFLIPRNPAPRLKSKKWSKKFQSFIESCLVKSHSQRPSTEQLLKHPFIRDLPNERQVRIQLKDHIDRTKKRRGERDETEYEYSGSEEEDEERDIGEPSSIINIPGESTLRRDFLRLQLANKERSELIRRQQLEQQQNEEHKRQLLAERQKRIEEQKEQRRRLEEQQRREREMRKQQEREQRRRYEEMEQIRREEERRHAEREQEYIRRQLEEEQRQLEILQQQLLQEQALLLEYKRKQIEEQRQAERLQRQLQQERAYLVSLQQQQQQDPQRPPQDKKQLYHYKDQAPGAANDKPAWAKEVMRRAQSNSPRIPPKKYHSFRQPRDTNLDNLLLLPGYKPRRPRPPSYPAHVSPSKSYDHNYHHGHMPRIRITCAPEQAPVALRRRSPDTRGRSPSRRVDERYVINRQTSPALQHKVSNRISDPSLPPRSESFSSSGIQQARTPPMHRSVEPQMAHLVQVKSHGLSGSQSLYDPHGVSSSTVSPSPSRPPMPRQNSDPTSDTPPPMPLSRLAPPLDKLDRSSWLRQDDDMPPKVPQRTTSISPALVRKNSPGNGPGLGPRAGAHLIRASNPDLRRTDVSMDTPLKRTSSGSSSSSSTPSSQGGSNERANAAMKTEGIVPSDEAKEDSRDVSRPSRPASYKKAVDEDLTALAKELRELRQGEETSRPPVKVTDYSSSSEESHSSEDEEGEGGANDGTVAVSDIPRIMPAASQGANEALGMMGGHNDSHGDSYGNNSQDSTLMMREYGMGGGGGGSGGGSSKASFTPFVDPRVYGTSPTDDEDNISASAMFADELLKQEQARLNEARKISVVNVNPTNIRPHSDTPEIRKYKKRFNSEILCAALWGVNLLVGTENGLMLLDRSGQGKVYNLINRRRFQQMDVLEGLNVLVTISGKKNKLRVYYLSWLRNRILHNDPEVEKKQGWITVGELEGCVHYKVVKYERIKFLVIALKNAVEIYAWAPKPYHKFMAFKSFTELQHRPLLVDLTVEEGQRLKVIYGSSAGFHVIDVDSGNPYDIYIPSHIQGQVTPHAIVVLPKTDGMEMLLCYEDEGVYVNTYGRITKDVVLQWGEMPTSVAYIHSNQIMGWGEKAIEIRSVETGHLDGVFMHKRAQRLKFLSERNDKVFFASVRSGGSSQVFFMTLNRSSMMNW